Proteins encoded together in one Sceloporus undulatus isolate JIND9_A2432 ecotype Alabama chromosome 4, SceUnd_v1.1, whole genome shotgun sequence window:
- the LOC121929033 gene encoding regulator of G-protein signaling protein-like translates to MIIPKQCSGDLILVNLTEAQAGQIRNQIAEGQVNRSLYHGAIISIFPILLYFWKRYCNWKAMKGFKKLKKEKPAGSPTSPPASTKPARKLSSYYSGEDHPIIRFTILKGIQLLLPQPKYEMDEMPGENASFASVAPFRKTSSVIYASQRRGSSHIDFAKKMSLSQIM, encoded by the exons ATGATCATCCCCAAGCAGTGCTCTGGTGACCTGATTTTG GTCAATCTCACAGAGGCACAGGCTGGTCAAATTCGGAATCAGATTGCCGAAGGCCAGGTGAACAGGAGTCTTTATCATGGTGCAATCATCTCTATCTTTCCTATTTTATTATACTTCTGGAAGAG ATATTGTAACTGGAAGGCAATGAAGGGCTTcaaaaaactaaagaaagaaaaaccgGCAGGTTCTCCTACATCACCACCAGCTTCCACAAAACCAGCTAGGAAACTCAGTAGCTACTACAGTGGAG aagACCACCCCATCATCAGGTTTACCATCCTAAAAGGAATCCAGTTGTTGCTGCCTCAGCCTAAGTATGAAATGGATGAAATGCCTGGAGAGAATG cTTCATTTGCAAGTGTAGCCCCATTTAGAAAGACGTCGTCTGTTATCTATGCATCACAGAGGCG aGGATCATCACATATAGATTTTGCCAAAAAAATGTCATTATCACAGATCATGTAA